A window from Pagrus major chromosome 4, Pma_NU_1.0 encodes these proteins:
- the txnl4b gene encoding thioredoxin-like protein 4B gives MSLFLPKLTCKKDIDEVIKCVAEKVVVLRFGRDEDSVCLQLDEILSKTAHDLSNMASIYIVDVDKAPIYTRYFDISYIPSTVFFFNGQHMKVDYGSPDHTKFVGSFKTKQDFMDLIEVIYRGAMRGKMIVQSPIDPQNIPKYDLLYHGI, from the exons atgagtttgtttttgcCTAAATTAACTTGCAAAAAAGACATAGATGAAGTTATCAAATGCGTGGCAGAAAAAGTCGTAGTTTTGAGGTTCGGGAGAGACGAGGACTCGGTTTGTCTCCAGCTGGATGAGATT CTGTCAAAAACGGCCCATGACCTGAGCAACATGGCGTCCATCTACATCGTTGATGTGGATAAAGCCCCCATCTACACAAGATACTTTGACATCAGCTACATCCCCTCCACCGTTTTCTTTTTCAATGGGCAGCACATGAAAGTGGATTATGG ctccCCAGATCACACCAAGTTTGTCGGCAGCTTCAAGACCAAGCAAGATTTCATGGATCTGATTGAGGTCATATACAGAGGAGCCATGCGTGGGAAGATGATTGTCCAGAGTCCCATCGATCCTCAGAATATTCCCAAATATGATCTCCTCTACCATGGAATTTAA
- the trmt10c gene encoding tRNA methyltransferase 10 homolog C produces MLRLFSNQPFHELWRCSHLVASWVTKRKVLSFLPVSSACNHHTLFARHLNTGSPLWKDALQPKGDTSEKMETVDLEKWKSVMRSQAASEEKQGVNDEDEASDDEPEGKIKGGSSLEATRELVEMWRLAGKLVPEEITDEQVQSLAELTTKSARKKFLKFLALKEGHKKARKEKQQKKKTEREASIEQSRRQRGDAEEGDDQKGSELKNTFLLKFWDSSLEKLLAWRSAQAMVFGQPLVFDLSYESNMSKREVENTVSQLLEVEGWNRRATDPYHLHFCNLQPDGAYKKELLKRYGEEAWDRLLITATDRQHVDVFPPEQLVYLTADSPNVLRTYDPSKVYIIGALVDRSIQSGLSLANAKRLKLATARLPLDEFLHWDMGAKNLTLDQMVRIMLTLKETGKWEEALKFVPKRKHEGFHQQQTQKDNNRVKGVTNRGGDRWTFKNEVQSLNRSFKQSGFTGRDRMAGLYSDRENKPASNRVRTSFKNSLEGKKSAGKSKTWWSDE; encoded by the coding sequence ATGTTACGGCTCTTCTCCAACCAGCCTTTTCATGAACTCTGGAGGTGCAGTCATCTTGTGGCATCCTGGGTCACCAAGAGGAAAGTCCTGAGTTTCCTCCCAGTCAGCAGCGCCTGTAATCACCACACACTCTTTGCTCGCCACTTAAATACTGGGAGCCCATTGTGGAAAGATGCCCTCCAGCCAAAAGGAGACACATCCGAGAAAATGGAGACAGTAGATCTGGAAAAATGGAAATCTGTCATGAGATCGCAAGCTGcatcagaagagaaacaaggTGTCAACGATGAAGATGAAGCAAGTGATGATGAACCAGAAGGGAAGATAAAGGGCGGTTCTTCGCTGGAGGCAACTCGGGAGCTGGTTGAAATGTGGCGGCTCGCAGGGAAGCTTGTACCTGAAGAGATTACTGATGAACAGGTTCAGTCGCTGGCAGAGCTCACCACCAAATCCGCCAGGAAGAAGTTCCTGAAGTTCCTGGCTCTCAAGGAGGGCCACAAGAAGGCACgcaaagagaagcagcagaagaagaagacggaaAGGGAGGCCTCGATAGAGCAAAGTAGAAGACAGCGTGGTGATGCAGAGGAAGGGGATGATCAGAAGGGATCagaacttaaaaacacattcctcCTTAAGTTCTGGGACAGCTCCCTGGAAAAGCTGCTGGCCTGGAGGAGTGCCCAGGCCATGGTGTTTGGTCAGCCGCTTGTGTTTGACTTGAGCTATGAGTCCAACATGTCCAAGCGAGAGGTGGAGAACACAGTCtcccagctgctggaggtggaagGATGGAACCGGCGTGCCACTGATCCCTACCACCTCCACTTCTGCAACCTGCAGCCAGACGGTGCCTACAAGAAGGAGCTGCTCAAACGATACGGTGAAGAGGCCTGGGACCGTCTGCTCATCACTGCCACTGACCGCCAGCATGTCGATGTGTTCCCCCCTGAGCAGCTCGTATACCTCACTGCAGACTCCCCCAATGTTCTTCGCACATATGACCCCTCTAAGGTCTACATCATCGGAGCTCTGGTGGACAGGTCGATCCAGTCAGGCTTGTCGTTGGCCAATGCCAAGCGACTGAAGCTGGCCACAGCCCGGTTACCACTGGATGAGTTCCTCCACTGGGACATGGGAGCCAAAAATCTGACTCTGGACCAGATGGTCCGCATCATGCTCACTCTAAAGGAGACGGGGAAATGGGAGGAGGCACTGAAGTTCGTTCCCAAGAGGAAGCATGAGGGCTTCCACcaacaacagacacagaaagacaataACAGAGTCAAGGGAGTCACAAATAGGGGTGGTGACAGGTGGACTTTTAAAAATGAGGTCCAAAGTCTGAACAGGTCCTTTAAACAGTCTGGGTTCACTGGGAGAGACAGAATGGCTGGACTGTACagtgacagagaaaacaaaccagcttcaaacagagtaCGGACATCATTTAAGAACAGcttggaggggaaaaaaagtgcagGCAAGAGCAAGACGTGGTGGAGCGACGAGTGA
- the blzf1 gene encoding golgin-45, translated as MTAAVRDSASVPIRGAGDGMETKKQPAVLEVNTDTPPPGPSALPLLKVASPKHSPKCTHPTSTAAPQPLGVLHLGKVSREACAEVEAVRIIVPRAAISRTSRAGPVEGKWEAGQQSEEQHSPPLPLVEDWRGQLEKLQNSERRLLQDKEGLSNQLRVQTEVNRELKKLLVASVGDDLQYHFERLAREKNQLILENEALGRILAHTAEQLERMSIQCDVWRSKFLASRVMAEELTNARAALQRQTREAQGAIQDLLLERDEFSRDMVLTHRSLEQLLVSLQWGRQQTYYPSAQPLSTGELAAANRKLADAINSHLLGNTTATNSSVVKSSNAATEQFCSTPAEKMAEKVLKILDPISCSENKADPPLSDSTPSNFLNNKKSIGRFHPYTRYENITFNCCERCSGDILVL; from the exons ATGACTGCCGCTGTGAGAG aTTCTGCCAGTGTGCCTATCCGAGGTGCTGGCGATGGCATGGAAACTAAGAAACAACCAGCTGTCCTGGAGGTCAACACAGATACACCTCCCCCAGGTCCATCTGCACTTCCCCTCCTGAAGGTGGCAAGTCCAAAACACAGCCCCAAATGTACCCATCCCACTTCCACTGCTGCCCCTCAGCCTCTTGGGGTTCTTCACCTGGGCAAAGTGAGTCGGGAGGCTTGTGCAGAGGTGGAGGCTGTGAGGATCATCGTCCCACGAGCCGCTATTAGCCGAACCAGCCGTGCGGGACCTGTTGAGGGGAAATGGGAGGCTGGGCAACAGTCTGAGGAGCAGCACTCTCCCCCGCTGCCTCTGGTGGAGGACTGGAGAGGACAGCTGGAGAAGCTTCAGAACTCTGAACGCAGGCTGCTGCAGGATAAGGAAGGTCTTTCCAATCAGCTGCGTGTGCAGACAGAG GTGAACCGAGAGCTAAAGAAACTGCTGGTGGCATCTGTGGGCGATGACCTTCAGTACCACTTTGAGCGTCTGGCACGGGAGAAGAACCAGCTGATTCTGGAGAATGAGGCTCTGGGCCGGATTCTGGCACACACCGCAGAGCAACTGGAGCGGATGAGCATCCAGTGTGACGTTTGGAGGAGCAAGTTCCTGGCCAGCAG agtCATGGCAGAGGAGCTGACGAATGccagagcagctctgcagagaCAGACCAGAGAGGCACAAGGAGCCATTCAGGATCTGCTGTTAGAGCGAGATGAGTTCTCCAGAGACATGGTGCTCACTCACAG ATCTTTGGAGCAGCTCCTGGTGTCTCTGCAGTGGGGCAGACAGCAGACGTACTACCCCAGTGCACAGCCCCTCAGCACCGGAGAGCTGGCAGCAGCCAATCGCAAGCTAGCAGACGCCATCAACTCCCACCTGCTGGGCAACACCACTGCTACCAACAGCAGTGTGGTGAAGAGCAGCAATGCAGCAACTGAGCAGTTCTGCAGCACACCGGCCGAGAAGATGGCTGAGAAG GTGCTGAAGATTTTAGATCCAATTTCCTGTTCAGAAAACAAGGCAGACCCTCCACTCAGTGACTCCACCCCCTCAAACTTCCTCAATAATAAGAAGAGCATCGGCAGGTTTCACCCTTACACCCGCTATGAGAACATCACTTTTAACTGCTGTGAGCGCTGCAGTGGAGATATCCTGGTGCTGTAG
- the mrpl16 gene encoding large ribosomal subunit protein uL16m, with amino-acid sequence MFSFIKAAVGGLTGICRAHGHQGSLHSHLKVLAAGLKTFEIPPDFSDVVLPGKPKLKVIQKVPNLKKAKKEMKKLRDIQGPAKAANTFTKGQFAIVALGGGYIHWGHIEMIRLTINRKMDPRTTFARWRINAPYKPVTRKGLGQRMGGGKGAIDHYVTPVRYGRLIVELGGKVELGEIEHILTQVAKKLPFPATVMTREGLVALQQKQADMEQNNQNPWTFKQIAQGNMLGIRKVLSPFDLHNHGRFAGKFHLKGRV; translated from the exons ATGTTCTCCTTCATCAAGGCGGCTGTCGGCGGATTGACCGGTATCTGTAGAGCCCACGGTCACCAAG GTTCTTTACACAGCCACTTGAAAGTCCTAGCTGCTGGGCTGAAGACGTTTGAAATCCCTCCAGATTTCAGTG ATGTGGTGTTGCCAGGGAAACCCAAACTGAAGGTTATTCAGAAGGTGCCTAACCTCAAAAAGGCcaagaaagagatgaagaagcTGCGGGATATCCAAGGCCCAGCTAAGGCAGCCAATACATTCACGAAAGGACAGTTTGCTATTGTG GCCTTAGGAGGGGGCTACATTCACTGGGGTCACATAGAGATGATTCGTCTCACCATCAACCGCAAGATGGATCCCCGGACTACATTTGCCCGCTGGCGCATCAATGCCCCGTATAAACCTGTCACACGTAAAGGTCTGGGTCAACGCATGGGTGGTGGCAAGGGAGCCATCGACCACTATGTGACACCTGTCCGCTATGGCCGTTTAATCGTGGAGCTGGGAGGAAAGGTGGAGCTGGGGGAGATTGAACATATCTTGACTCAAGTGGCAAAGAAGCTACCCTTCCCTGCCACG gTAATGACCAGAGAGGGCCTAGTGGCCCTGCAACAGAAGCAGGCTGATATGGAGCAAAATAACCAGAATCCCTGGACCTTCAAGCAGATAGCTCAGGGCAACATGCTGGGTATCAGGAAGGTGCTCAGCCCCTTCGACCTGCACAATCATGGACGCTTCGCAGGCAAATTTCACCTCAAGGGGAGGGTGTGA